DNA from Streptomyces sp. Edi4:
ACACCAACGGCATCCCCAGCAGCATCCTGACCGCCCCCACCAGCCATGTCCTCGCATCCGGTGTGGCCGCCGCCGACGGCAAGGCCATGTGCCTGGACGCCGACCGCGGCTCCACCCTCAACGGCACCAAGGCCCAGGTGTGGTGGTGCAACCAGAGCAACGCCCAGCAATGGGTCCTGGGCACCGACAACACCGTCCGCAACCAGGGCATGTGCCTGGACGCCACCGATGACGGCACCGCCAACTGGACCCCCATCCAGATCTGGAGCTGCAACGGCAGCGGCGCCCAGCAGTGGAAGCCCGGCCCCAACGGATCGCTCGCCAACCCGCAGTCCGGCCGCTGCCTCGCCGACCCCGACGGGAAAACAGGCGGCACCCAGCTCATCCTTGCCGACTGCACCACCGTCAACGACCAGGTCTGGTCCGGCAACGCCACCACCCCGCTCCCGGCTCAGGCAGCCCTTTTGTCCCCGTACCTGAACCCCACCACCTACCCGTCCGTCACTTCGCCCGGCGACGTCAACAGCCCCTCCGGCAACCCGGACACCAATCCCGACCTCTATGCGACCAGCAGCCTCGACCAGATCACCGAATACCCCGGAAAAGTCCCCGCCGCCGGCACCGCCCAGTTCACCGCCCCCGTCCAGCTCGGCTACCTGCCGTCGGGCGTCCGCTTCCTACACAACCGCAACAGCACCCTGTGCCTGGAGACCGTCGGCTCCCGTACCGACAATGGCGCCCCCGCCCAGCAATGGGACTGCGGAGACCGGCTCGGGGACCGCTGGAACCTGCGCCCCGTGGGCGGCAACCTCTACGAAATCCGCAACGCCAACAGCAACCTCTGCCTGGAGATCGCCGACTCGCGCACCGACAACGGCGCCCCCGCCCAGCAATGGGACTGCGTCGGCCTCAAGACCCAGCAGTGGTACGTGAATTTCATCGGCAACAGCAGCGATCTCTCACTGACCAACGCCAACAGCGGAAAGACCCTGGAAATCTCCAGCTCCTCCACCACCAACGGCGCCCCGGCCCAGCAACGGGACCACGCCGCCGACCCCAGCTACCCGGCCCAAACCTGGTACCAATAAGAAGCCAACGCCACCCGCTCAGAGGTCTCCGGTGGACCGACGTCCGGGTCCACCCGGAGCCTCGACCCCGACTCGGCTCCATGTTCCACCCGAGCGCGTTCAGCGCGAACGGGGTCTGGGGCGGAGCCCCAGGGTGCCGGCTGCGGGCCGTGCGTGGCTGGTCGCGCAGTTCCCCGCGCCCCTGACTACCCGGCGCCGGCCCGGACCGGCAACCTCAGCCCGCCCGACGATTGAGGGCGAGCGCGTTCGGTGCGAACGGGGGCGCGCTCCTAGCGGGGGCCACGGGTGAGGACGTGGGACGGGGTTACTCGGCCGGCTATTTCTATCCTGCCGTTCGGGGTCGGGGACGTCAGAAGGTGGGAGCCCGCTCCCTGGGTGATGGTCAGGGGGCGTCCCAGGGCCCGGGTGAGGAGGAGCGCCGCCGCCCCCGTCGCCTCGTCCTCCTCCACACCGTCCCCCCGCCCCGGAAAGCCCCGCGCCCGTACCCGCCCGGCCCCCTCGTCCTGCCAGGCCCACGCGTACACCCACTCCCCCGGCTCCGGCACGGCGAGCGCGTCCACCTCGGCGGGTGAGGCGTACTGGCGCAGGGTGCGAGGCGGCGCCCACTCCGGGCGGGCCGTGATCCAGGTGAGCTCTGCGTCCCGGCGGACCGTGACGTCACCGACCGGCAGCCGCAGGACGTCGAGACCGAGCAGCCACGCCGTGCCGACCAGGGGGTGCCCGGCGAAGGGCAGACGCGAGCCCGGCGTGTAGATGTCCACCGCGCCGCGCTCGGCGTCGTCGACGAATACGGTCTCGCTGAAGCCGAGTTGGCGGGCGAGTGCCTGACGGGCCGCCTGACCGGGCACGGCCGTGCCCTCGCGCACCACACCCAGCGCGTTGCCGTGCCGACCGTCGGGTCCACAGAAGACCCGGAGCACATCGATCACCACATCCGTCTCGTTCACGCGCTCAATTGAAGCAGCGGACCGGTCGCGCCCCGGCGCACTCGGGAACGCGGATGCGCCCGATGAGAGGTGAATCACGCACCCCGAGGGTATCGGTCAGGTAAGCCTCGGTTAAGTTAGGTCCGCCTCAGTCGACCCCTCGACCCTGACCCAGCGTGGAGCCCGCATGCGACCCGTCCGTACCTCCGTAGTCACCGCCGCCGCTGCCGTCGCGGCCCTGACCGCCGTCACGGGATGCGCCGACAAGTCCGACGCCAAGGCCGACGGAGCGGCCGGTTCGATCCAGGTGACCGCCACCGACAGCTCCTGCAAGCTGTCGAAGAGCGACTTCCCGGCCGGCCACGTCAAGTTCGACATCGAGAACAAGGGCTCCAAGGTCACCGAGGTCTACCTCCTCTTCCCCGACGACCGCATCGTCGCCGAGCGCGAGAACATAGGCCCCGGCCTGAAGCAGCAGCTCACCGCCGAGGTCAAGGCCGGCACGTACGAGGTCGCCTGCAAGCCCGGCATGAAGGGCGACGGCATCCGCCAGAAGGTCACCGTCACCGGCGGCGCCACGGCCGCCAAGCGCGACCCCCAGCTGGACACGGCGGTCGCCGAGTACCGCAAGTACGCGCAGGAGCAGGCGGACGAGACCCTGCCCAAGGCGAAGGTCTTCACGGACGCGGTGCGGGCCGGCGACCTGGAGGCGGCGCAGAAGGCGTTCGCCCCCTCCCGCCTCGGCTGGGAGCGCACGGAGCCGGTCGCGGAGTCCTTCGGTGACATCGACCCGAAGACCGACACCCGCGAGGACCACCTGGAGCAGGGCCAGAAGTGGACCGGCTGGCACCGCCTGGAGAAGTCGCTGTGGGCGGACCAGAAGATCGGCCCGGACGAGAAGGACCTCGCCACCCAGCTGGACAAGGACCTCGCCGACTGGCAGAAGCGGGTCGGCACCGCCGAGATCACCCCGACCTCGATGGCCAACGGCGCCAAGGAACTCCTGGACGAGGTCGCCACCGGCAAGATCACCGGTGAGGAGGACCGCTACAGCCACACCGACCTGTCCGACTTCAAGGGCAACGTCGAGGGCGCGCAGAAGGCCTACGAACTGCTCAAGCCGGTCGCCTCGAAGAACGACGCGGCGCTCACCGCCGAGCTCGACAAGCAGTTCGCGTCCCTGAACACCGTGCTCGACCAGTACCGCACCGACAAGACCTCCTACGATTTCACCCCGTACGACAAGGTGAGCGAGGGTGACCGCAAGAAGCTCTCGGACGCCGTGAACGCGCTCGCCGAGCCGCTTTCCAAGCTCGCCGCCGCCGTCGCGAAGTAACACGGCAGCCAGCCAGGACCAGGAGGAGATCCGTCATGAGCGACACGAGCGAGGTCACGGGGACCGGCCGGGCCCCCTCCCGCCGGGCACTGCTCGGCTGGGGCGGCGCGGGTCTCGCGCTGGGCGCGGCCGCGGCCGGTGGCGCGGTCGCCGTCGTCAAGGGTGACGGCAGCGACGCGGTGGCCGCAGCCGACACGGGCGCCGCGGTGCCCTTCCGCGGCCCGCACCAGGCCGGCATAGCCACCGCCGTCCAGGACCGGCTGCACTTCGCCTCCTTCGACGTGACGACGAAGGACCGCGCCGAGCTGGTCCAGCTGCTCAAGGACTGGACGGCGGCCGCCGCCGCGATGACCGAGGGCAAGGCGGTCGGCGACGGCGCGTACGGCGGTCTCCCCGAGGCGCCGCCGGACGACACGGGCGAGGCGCTTGGCCTCAAGCCGTGCCGGCTCACCCTGACCTTCGGCGTGGGCCCCTCCCTCTTCGCCAAGGACCGCTTCGGGCTCGAGGCCAAGCGGCCCGAGGCCCTGATCGACATCGAGCAGTTCCCCGGCGACAACCTCGACCCGGCCCGCAGCGGCGGCGATCTGTGCGTGCAGGCCTGCGCGGACGACCCGCAGGTCGCGGTGCACGCGATCCGCAACCTGGCCCGCATCGGCATGGGCAAGGTGGCCATCCGCTGGTCGCAGCTCGGCTTCGGCAAGACGTCCTCGACGACGCCGGACGCCCAGACCCCGCGCAACATGATGGGCTTCAAGGACGGCACCCGTAACATCTCGGGCACCGACACCAAGGCCCTCGACGACCACGTCTGGGTCGGCGCCAAGGACGGCGGCGACTGGATGACCGGCGGCTCCTACCTGGTGGCC
Protein-coding regions in this window:
- a CDS encoding PhzF family phenazine biosynthesis protein, whose product is MNETDVVIDVLRVFCGPDGRHGNALGVVREGTAVPGQAARQALARQLGFSETVFVDDAERGAVDIYTPGSRLPFAGHPLVGTAWLLGLDVLRLPVGDVTVRRDAELTWITARPEWAPPRTLRQYASPAEVDALAVPEPGEWVYAWAWQDEGAGRVRARGFPGRGDGVEEDEATGAAALLLTRALGRPLTITQGAGSHLLTSPTPNGRIEIAGRVTPSHVLTRGPR
- the efeO gene encoding iron uptake system protein EfeO, which codes for MRPVRTSVVTAAAAVAALTAVTGCADKSDAKADGAAGSIQVTATDSSCKLSKSDFPAGHVKFDIENKGSKVTEVYLLFPDDRIVAERENIGPGLKQQLTAEVKAGTYEVACKPGMKGDGIRQKVTVTGGATAAKRDPQLDTAVAEYRKYAQEQADETLPKAKVFTDAVRAGDLEAAQKAFAPSRLGWERTEPVAESFGDIDPKTDTREDHLEQGQKWTGWHRLEKSLWADQKIGPDEKDLATQLDKDLADWQKRVGTAEITPTSMANGAKELLDEVATGKITGEEDRYSHTDLSDFKGNVEGAQKAYELLKPVASKNDAALTAELDKQFASLNTVLDQYRTDKTSYDFTPYDKVSEGDRKKLSDAVNALAEPLSKLAAAVAK
- the efeB gene encoding iron uptake transporter deferrochelatase/peroxidase subunit — translated: MSDTSEVTGTGRAPSRRALLGWGGAGLALGAAAAGGAVAVVKGDGSDAVAAADTGAAVPFRGPHQAGIATAVQDRLHFASFDVTTKDRAELVQLLKDWTAAAAAMTEGKAVGDGAYGGLPEAPPDDTGEALGLKPCRLTLTFGVGPSLFAKDRFGLEAKRPEALIDIEQFPGDNLDPARSGGDLCVQACADDPQVAVHAIRNLARIGMGKVAIRWSQLGFGKTSSTTPDAQTPRNMMGFKDGTRNISGTDTKALDDHVWVGAKDGGDWMTGGSYLVARRIRMHIETWDRTSLQEQEDVFGRDKGEGAPVGRAKERDEPFLKAMKPTAHVRLAHPDSNDGVRILRRGYSFTDGTDGLGRLDAGLFFLAYQRDVRKGFLPLQRSLARHDALNEYIQHVGSAIFAIPPGVRDKDDWWGRGLFG